A window of Veillonellales bacterium genomic DNA:
ATGTTTTGGGTTGAGCTAATACTTTTATTTTCCATGTTACTTATTGGTGCAAGGCGTGGCGGACTTTTTCTCGGTATGGTCGGCGGATTGGGAATGGCTGTCTTAGTATTCGGATTTCATTTGACCCCGGCGAACCCACCAATCAATGTAATACTAATCATTGCTACGGTCATACTGGCTGCCGGTACCATGCAGGCTGCGGGCGGGATGGACTATATGGTTGGTTTAGCTGAAACAATATTAAGAAAAAATCCAAAAAACATTACATTTTTAGCACCCGTGGTGGTATATCTTTTTTGCTTTATGTCAGGGACGGGCTATGTAGCGTTCAGCCTGTTGCCGGTAATAGCAGAAGTAGCTCGTGAGTCTGGAATTCGTCCGGAAAGGCCGTTGTCGATAACAGCCGCCGCATCGCAACAGGCTGTTATCGCTAGTCCGATTTCAGCCGCTACTGCGGTTATGCTTGGTATTTTTCTGCCTTTCAATGTTGGGCTAGTGGACATTTTAAAGGTTTGTATTCCTGCAACCTTTATTGGAGTGCTGGCCGGTGCTCTGTATGCCAGCCGAATGGGCAAGGATTTGGACAAAGACTCTGAGTACTTGGAACGAGTTGCAAAAGGTGAGGTTCCTCCTTTAGTGAAAGAAGAGTACAATGAAAAGCATTTTACAAAGGAAGCAAAACTGGCGGTTTTATTGTTCTTACTAGGTGCGGTAGCTATAGTGATTTTGGGAACTTTTCCATCCTTGCGGCCCTTATTAAAGTATGCTGGGAAACTGCAAGCTTTACCTATGCCTGAAACCATAGAAATCATCATGTTAGTGATTTCGACAGCAATGGTTGTTTTATGTAAGGTTAATGTCGGGAAAATCAGTGATGGCTCGGTTTTTAAGTCAGGTATGGTTGGCATACTCGTTGTTTTTGGAGTTGCATGGATGAGCGATACGATGGTAAGTACAAATAGCGCCCTGATACAAAGTGGTATTAAATCTACTGTTATGGCATATCCTTGGATGTTCCTTTTTGCTGTATTTGCTATCGATATTTTGATTGCAAGCCAGTCTGTATCAAGTGCGGCGATGATGCCGCTGGGGGTTTTGCTCGGCGTTCCCATCCCTTTATTAATCGCTATGTATCCGGCGGTGAACAGCCATTTCTTTTTACCTACTTCTACCATTCAAGTTACGAGTGTAGCGTTGGACTGTACTAAGACAACAAAGATCGGCAAATATGTATTAAACCATAGTTTCATGATGCCCGGTTTCGTTACAATGGCTGTAGCAATTATTGCAGGATATATACTGACAGAGATTTTTATGCGTTAATTTAAAGTCGGAGGTAATGACTAATGTACAAAATGAATCCCTATTTAAAAAAAATGTATTGTATACGTTGCGGGACGCTATATGAAATCGGCGATTACCACACAGGCTGTCCGTCGTGCCGTAAAGAAGGATATCCTGTCAATTTATCCTGTAAATATGAGGGAAAACAAAAAATACGAAACGATAAAAGACGTATGTTCCGTTACCAGGATTTTTTGCCCTATGAGTCATTTCCTACTCTTGGCGAAGGAAATACTCCTATTATAGAAGTAAAAAGCCTGGTTGATAAATTTAATCTTAAGAAGGTGTATATCAAAAATGAGTTTCAAAACCCAACTGGTTCTCATAAAGACAGGATGAGTCCCTTCGCTGTCGCACGGGCGGTTAGTCTTGGTAAAAAGTGCGTTGTTGCGGCTTCTTCGGGTAATGCAGGCGCATCTTTATCTGCTTATGCCGCTGCTGCGGGAATTGAATGTAAAATTATAACGACTAAAAAAATGAATCCTATTTGGAAAAAAGCGATTGAATTACCCGGAGCCGAATTAGTATTGATGAACACACCTAAAGAAAGATGGCCCTATATGCAAAAAAAGGTTGAGCAGGAAGGCTGGTATCCGGTTACCAATTTTGTAGCTCCTCCTGTAGGTAGCAATCCTTTTGGTATTCAAGGATATAAAACCATATCTTATGAAATTTACGAAGAACTCGGCGATGATATACCGTCTTTTATCCTGATCCCGTCCTGTCGTGCCGATTTACTTTGGGGGGTTTATGAAGGATTTAAGGATTTATTAGATTTGGGATTAGTTCAGAAGGTACCACATTTAGTAGCTGTTGAGCCATATGCAAGAATTACCAAAATTCTTGAGGGAGAAGACTATCGAAATATATTTTCGGGGGACAGTTCCGCAACGGTGTCGATCGGAGGTGATACTGTCACTTATCAGGCTGTATCTGCGGTCCGGCTGTCAGGTGGAGCTGCAAGCAACATTAGTCAGAATCAGGTTGCTGATTATCAACGTGAACTTGCCAAGAGCGGCTTTTACCTTGAAAGTTCGGCAGCAACGATAATTGGGTCTCTTACCCAGCTTATTGCCGATAAGATTATTCCGCAAGGCGCCTGTGTGCTAATGATTGCAACCTCTAACGGATACAAAGATATACCGTAAAAAATTATAAATTGTATATTTGAAAATTTAAGAAAGAAGTGGAAAAAATGAAAACTATTGTTAATACAAATAGTGCTCCGGCGGCTATTGGACCGTATTCTCAGGCAATTAAAGCTAATGGCTTTTTATTTGGCTCAGGACAAATTCCGGTTGATCCTTCAACCGGGAATGTTTGCAGCGGCATAGAGGCTTCGACACGGCAAGTGCTCGAAAATATTAAGGCCATCTTACAAAGTGAAGGGCTTAGGTTCGATAGTGTTGTGAAGACAACCGTATTTTTAAGAAGTATGGATGATTTCCGAATAGTGAATTCGATCTACGGTGAATATTTTATAGAGGGTGCTCCTGCAAGATCTTGTGTACAAGCAGTTAAATTACCTAAAGATGTATTGATAGAAATCGAATTTATTGCAATAGCTTAAAAGTAAAAATGA
This region includes:
- a CDS encoding anaerobic C4-dicarboxylate transporter, which gives rise to MFWVELILLFSMLLIGARRGGLFLGMVGGLGMAVLVFGFHLTPANPPINVILIIATVILAAGTMQAAGGMDYMVGLAETILRKNPKNITFLAPVVVYLFCFMSGTGYVAFSLLPVIAEVARESGIRPERPLSITAAASQQAVIASPISAATAVMLGIFLPFNVGLVDILKVCIPATFIGVLAGALYASRMGKDLDKDSEYLERVAKGEVPPLVKEEYNEKHFTKEAKLAVLLFLLGAVAIVILGTFPSLRPLLKYAGKLQALPMPETIEIIMLVISTAMVVLCKVNVGKISDGSVFKSGMVGILVVFGVAWMSDTMVSTNSALIQSGIKSTVMAYPWMFLFAVFAIDILIASQSVSSAAMMPLGVLLGVPIPLLIAMYPAVNSHFFLPTSTIQVTSVALDCTKTTKIGKYVLNHSFMMPGFVTMAVAIIAGYILTEIFMR
- a CDS encoding pyridoxal-phosphate dependent enzyme, translating into MYKMNPYLKKMYCIRCGTLYEIGDYHTGCPSCRKEGYPVNLSCKYEGKQKIRNDKRRMFRYQDFLPYESFPTLGEGNTPIIEVKSLVDKFNLKKVYIKNEFQNPTGSHKDRMSPFAVARAVSLGKKCVVAASSGNAGASLSAYAAAAGIECKIITTKKMNPIWKKAIELPGAELVLMNTPKERWPYMQKKVEQEGWYPVTNFVAPPVGSNPFGIQGYKTISYEIYEELGDDIPSFILIPSCRADLLWGVYEGFKDLLDLGLVQKVPHLVAVEPYARITKILEGEDYRNIFSGDSSATVSIGGDTVTYQAVSAVRLSGGAASNISQNQVADYQRELAKSGFYLESSAATIIGSLTQLIADKIIPQGACVLMIATSNGYKDIP
- a CDS encoding RidA family protein, translated to MKTIVNTNSAPAAIGPYSQAIKANGFLFGSGQIPVDPSTGNVCSGIEASTRQVLENIKAILQSEGLRFDSVVKTTVFLRSMDDFRIVNSIYGEYFIEGAPARSCVQAVKLPKDVLIEIEFIAIA